TGATTATCTTCCAATGGATTACTATCTTATTATACAATTGTATCTTGCTAATTTTTGAAGATGACAAGGCAttccataaaaacattttaactaaaTCCACTGTAAAGCTTTTAGTGCAAAAGGTCATCTCTGTTTCCACATAGTGTTTCTGTGCAAAGCTGAAGCAGAGGGACTGTGACACAAAGGTGATTATTGTGCTAAAAAAATGCCCACATGAccagaaaaatgtgtgttaagGGTGAAAGATTGATTGATAAGCTCTGCTCCCTGTCCAAGAGGCGTAACAGTTCGCTTTACAGTGGAAATATTAAGTTAGTGTTTTAGCACACAACAGAATCTGTTGCGCCATACTCTCGTGCTCTCATGTGCCTGCTTTGAGCCTTCTAGCAAAGTCAAAGGATCTTTTCCAGTAACTCTATCATGTAGACTAGATTTATAGTACCTGCTCTCAAGTTGACATGATTTCTAATTGCTATTGCTATTAGTATAAGTTAATGCTTTCTCATTGGATACAGAACTACTGCTGACATGACAGCATTGTCTGAATAAGTTACAAACCaatttccatttcatttgatGTCATTATCCTGTTTGCTGATATAAATGTAAACTGCAAATTACTCTACTTGATGTTAGGTGTCAGCAAGGATAATAATTTCTTAGAAGCTTAGTTCTGTACttcacacacatatggacatTATGAAAAGATAGTATAGACAAAACTTGTTACCATATGAAGCTCCCCAATGTAGTATTGCTGGAGCATCTCCCTGGCATCTGTGGAATGACCCACGTCTTCAAAGCTTTCTGTGGCATCTGTACCTGCCTGCTCCAGCAAAACCTCCTCGCCTCCCGGATGCTGAAAACAAATAGGGGTAAAATAAGTGCTGAGTGTGGTATTTCCCCCACATTATATGATCATATAGTTATTTTCTAATGCTTGATTAAATTTAGCTATAAAAGTGAAATCACAGGCCAGTTACAACAATATAGTCTTCCTGTGACAGAAAGTATATTCAATTTCGagtcaatttattttaattgtacAGTGCCagatcacaatacagtcatctcaaggcactttacaaaaaaacaaaacccaacccAACATTTTTAAGTACTGTACGTGTGCAGTTTTTAGGTCCTTGGCAGCTCTTGAATATGCCTCTGTTAAtctatttcacatttaaaaggaaataatgtacttttttcCCCCACTACAATTGACAGTGAAAGTGACTACATTAGTACATGGCAGAGTGTTTTTACATAGAAAACCTATTATTAGTTTCTAAAACACAACCTATTCTTATGAGCTAAAGTACTCAAAAGTCTACAAAGTACTTAAAATTAACTCCACTACAGCTCTAATAACATGTTCAAGGATGCATAATATTAATCcaaaaacattatatatatttaagacTCTAAAGAGACTATTTGCATTAAGGGTACttgtaaatattttcttattaatgtaTGTTCAACTTGCTACTGTTAAGTTTTTGATGCAGGTATGAATTTTATATACGTAGAGGATCTTAACACTTGTTATTGTGCGGATTTTCTTACAGCTGCTTTAGTTTGGAAGTGTTCCAGGGACCACGACCACAATGCAGTTTTCATTAGTCTGCAAGACTAAATATAGGGAAACGATGGCCACATGTTAACGCTATCAGACATTTTCCTAACGGTGCTAGAAACGCTACCGTCAGCTGGTTGGGGTTGATTAATTGTTGCTTATCTTGTAGAGTTGACAACTTTGTACTTTGAGGCTAAATGTTGGACAAAGTCTGTCCGCACATGGAAACAACGCAATCAGCACACGTTAACGTAAAACGTCAAGAGGCTACGCTGCCAGGAAATAGCCTTGGCCCAAACCAGGGACCCAAATGTATAACGAAATTACGACAGCATGGGTGATTTAATAGTTTCATCAGTCAGTCGTAAGAAAGTCACTCTTACCTCTTCGAGGAAACGTGTGATGTTGTATACTTTATCGTGGATCACGAGCCATGTGTCACCGCTCATGTTATGTACTCTTATTTCTTCTAGTGTGTAATATTCTACACTTTCTCCTGCTGCTTCGCTACTCTCCTCCCTATTGGTGTTAGTAGCTGAAGCACTGTCTCTTTTATTGATGGCATCTTTCATTCCCTCGCCCATTCTGACTTAAAGCCCGTGAGCAACtggttagctaacgttagcttctTAAACAAGATATGCTTGTAACACTAGCTAGTCCGtctaacgttagcttagctcTCACCCTCACTGAAAGCGGTTAGTGGCGCTCAGACACTCCCAAAATCCCAAACACTAGTCAAGTGCTAATGTGCTAAAGCaagatggataaaaaaaaaccacacaaaaaaaaaaaacgcaagCTAAGCCGGCACATCAGCAGACATGTAAAACAGACCAATGACTTGCGTGTTCCGTTACCACAAAAGCGCATACATGAGAACTGACCAATGACACTGTACGTTTCTAAGCGCTGACCAATCAGAATCGATAAAACGAGCCAAGGTCGTCAACTGTGCGCTGTCTTTACGCACACAGGGGTTTGACGTTTTAACAGGTCTTCCGTTCAGCCATATGGAAGATTTCataacattttctttgctttcaggATGATTATAGCATTGCACTAATTTCCCCGTTTCAACTGCAGGTCTGCACTGCACgtaattacaataaaataataacagtTCCAATAGAGTGTAAAATAATTTAGATTAATTGTATTAAAATATCGTCTAAATTGGCTGCTATTGGACGTGTGTCTACAGATCTGGACACTTTTTAGGATTT
The Mastacembelus armatus chromosome 3, fMasArm1.2, whole genome shotgun sequence DNA segment above includes these coding regions:
- the cyb5b gene encoding cytochrome b5 type B translates to MGEGMKDAINKRDSASATNTNREESSEAAGESVEYYTLEEIRVHNMSGDTWLVIHDKVYNITRFLEEHPGGEEVLLEQAGTDATESFEDVGHSTDAREMLQQYYIGELHMDDRKNMKPKEVFAANSGSSGGTWTTWLIPAIATAIIGILLRYYVFDHKSS